In Rosa chinensis cultivar Old Blush chromosome 1, RchiOBHm-V2, whole genome shotgun sequence, a genomic segment contains:
- the LOC112183443 gene encoding probable plastid-lipid-associated protein 14, chloroplastic: MALCGIGLSPSFESFEAVCVGGNFSTRLIRPSVMRAVGKYSDWKRRPGLGVRCSSSLKFEENVGRDLAVPVEEESGHVMKFKMSDFKVLDRVSVGLGGRAGEVVYEAIVSDANSPLYSTQVVLRRLTSVRAQRRGRRAIEVLKKLVRRRLLYHSYSMQVHGYISSATSSGRGSFTLVHGYHGSFSLRHWLQQSDWLPTLEATLALDKESVRRVGDDTVGGPAVSRQLRMIRLLMRDLLIGVNYLHSHGLAHTELRLENVHISPVDRHIKVGILGNTADFYENSPNGGTMDANMDRRQMMIAFDMRCLGFMMAKMVLQELMDPSIFSKFKSFLTKGNDPSCLREFLLQILQRNSSSGNAGLQILDRNWGAGWHLLSLLLATKPSKRVSCLDALTHPFLCGPRWRVVPSIDIIRWGLGSTALRISEEYIYGRPQRSRLSHFIELMEMLNPHSRPKNWLELLPGKWRLLYSTGRHIGLTFRQPLERVLIGNVHLTVSRVSKLNTSLSFTSDIGFRVMIGQNWPHDQNWPHDKTGVDGKLQVDSIFKLKAGRRLYLKEEENTTGMLSLGSSNTHDASPQKLSGRKWRKAPFKEFPSSLPVAKLVSSEIDNITMSLGHPLSSNVDSARNVLQEVRTQVPTEMFDLSKLVCGTYVDSRLLVIRGVNGSALLFTRSWFDEICK, encoded by the exons ATGGCACTATGTGGGATTGGTTTGAGTCCGAGTTTTGAGAGTTTTGAAGCTGTTTGCGTTGGGGGGAATTTTTCGACAAGGCTGATCAGACCGAGTGTGATGCGTGCGGTTGGGAAGTATTCTGATTGGAAGAGGAGACCGGGTTTGGGAGTACGGTGTTCATCATCATTGAAATTTGAGGAGAATGTTGGGAGAGACTTGGCAGTGCCTGTGGAGGAAGAATCTGGTCATGTCATGAAGTTCAAGATGTCTGATTTCAAAGTTCTTGACCGTGTTAGTGTTGGCCTTGGTGGAAGG GCAGGTGAAGTAGTTTATGAAGCTATAGTGAGTGATGCTAATAG TCCTTTGTATAGCACACAAGTCGTTCTTCGACGTCTCACTAGTGTTCGAGCTCAGCGTAGGGGTAGACGTGCAATAGAG GTGTTAAAGAAGTTAGTTCGCCGTAGGCTTTTGTACCATTCTTACTCGATGCAAGTTCATGGTTATATTTCTTCAGCTACAAGTAGTGGTCGCGGCTCATTCACTCTGGTCCACGGG TATCATGGTAGTTTTTCTTTAAGACATTGGCTTCAACAATCAGATTGGCTTCCAACCTTGGAGGCAACTCTTGCATTGGACAAGGAATCTGTTAGAAGGGTGGGAGATGACACAGTTGGGGGACCTGCAGTTTCTCGGCAATTGCGGATGATTAGATTATTAATGAGAGATCTCTTAATTGGA GTTAATTACTTGCACAGCCATGGACTTGCCCATACAGAGTTGAGGCTGGAAAATGTGCACATAAGCCCAGTGGATAGACACATAAAA GTAGGAATATTAGGAAATACTGCGGACTTTTATGAGAATAGTCCAAATGGTGGCACAATGGATGCTAACATGGATAGGCGACAAATGATGATTGCATTTGATATGAG ATGTCTTGGATTCATGATGGCAAAAATGGTGTTGCAGGAACTAATGGACCCCTCGATATTCTCAAAGTTCAAGTCATTTCTCACAAAG GGAAATGATCCTTCATGCTTGCGTGAATTTCTATTGCAAATACTTCAGAGGAATTCCTCATCTGGCAATGCTGGGCTCCAA ATACTTGATAGGAATTGGGGTGCAGGGTGGCACCTTTTATCCTTGTTGCTAGCAACAAAACCTTCTAAAAGAGTAAG TTGCTTAGATGCTCTTACACACCCATTTTTATGTGGACCTCGATGGCGGGTAGTCCCATCCATTGATATCATCAGATGGGGTCTGGGTTCAACTGCTTTGCGAATCTCAGAAGAGTATATCTATGGCCGGCCTCAG CGTAGCAGACTTTCCCACTTCATTGAGCTAATGGAGATGCTGAATCCTCATTCAAGGCCCAAG AACTGGCTGGAATTGCTGCCAGGAAAGTGGCGCTTATTGTACTCTACCGGGAGGCACATTGGCTTGACCTTTAGGCAACCTCTTGAACGAGTCCTTATTGGTAATGTACACCTCACAGTGTCAAGAGTATCGAAGTTGAACACCAGCCTGTCGTTTACCTCTGACATTGGATTCAGAGTCATGATTGGTCAGAATTGGCCCCATGATCAGAATTGGCCCCATGACAAGACCGGTGTAGATGGGAAACTGCAAGTTGACTCTATATTTAAACTAAAGGCTGGGAGGCGGTTATAtctgaaggaagaagaaaacacCACAGGAATGCTATCATTGGGTTCATCAAATACTCACGATGCTTCTCCTCAGAAATTATCAGGTAGAAAATGGAGGAAAGCACCATTCAAGGAGTTTCCATCAAGCCTTCCGGTGGCAAAGCTCGTTTCAAGTGAGATTGATAACATAACAATGAGTCTTGGTCATCCTTTAAGCTCAAATGTTGATAGCGCAAGAAATGTACTTCAAGAAGTTCGGACACAGGTCCCAACTGAGATGTTCGATTTGTCCAAGCTTGTGTGTGGAACATATGTGGACTCCAGGCTGTTAGTCATTCGCGGGGTAAATGGTTCTGCCCTCTTATTTACAAGATCTTGGTTCGATGAAATATGTAAATAA